The region CGGCCTCGGCTATTCCGATTATCTCGCCTATGCGCCGGAAAATCGGACCGCGACGGAGGTGCTTTGGCTCGGCGTCAGCAAGGATCGCGCGTCCTTCGTCGCGGAGCAGAAGCTTACGAACGAGCGGCTCGTCCGCGAGGCCGTCGGCACCTCTCGTTTCGGTGCGTTTTGCGCCGTGCTCGCCGCGCGTGGCGGCTCTACCGAGACGCATTACATGATGCCGGTCCATCCCTGGCAGTGGGACCATATGATCGTGCCGCATTTCGCCGCCGATATCGCCTCCGGACACATGGTGCTGCTCGGCAAGGGAGACGATCTCTATGTGCCGCAGCAATCCGTGCGCACCTTGTCGAACATTTCCCATCCGGAGAAATCGACGCTGAAACTGTGCATGACCATCCTGAATACCGCCGTCTACCGAGGTATTCCCGGAAAGCGGGCGCTGACGGCAGCGCCGCTGACGACATGGCTCGACCAGTTGCTGGTCAAGGATCGTTTCCTGTTGGAAGAGTGCGGTCTCGTTCTTCTCGGCGAGCGCGCAGGGATGCACTATGTCCATCCGCAATTCTCCGGCGTCGAGGGCGCGCCTTATCAATTCAACGAGATGCTCGGTTGCCTGTGGCGCGACAGCCTGGCGGCGCATCTGAAGCCGGGCGAAACCGGCATGCCCCTTGCCGCCCTCCTGCATGCCGGCACAGACGGCAAGCCGGTGGTCCAGGCGTTAGCCGAAAAAGCAGGCATGACCGTATCGGAATGGATGGCGCGGTTCTTCGACGTCGTCATTCCGCCGGTTTTCCACCTGCTGGCGAAGCATGGCCTTGCCTTTTCGGCACACGGCCAGAATGCGACGCTCATTCTGAAGGAAAGCCGGCCCGAACGCCTGGCGCTGCGCGACTTCATCGACGACGTGATCGTCTGCGATCTGGAGTTTCCCGAAAGCGCGAGCATGCCGGATGAGGTCAGGGCCGTTCTTTTGTGCCTGCCTGCCGACTTTCTCATCCACTTCATCCAGACGACACTCTTTATATGCGTCTTCCGCTACATGTCGGTCTTGCTCGACCAGCGCTCCGGCCTCTCCGAAGACGCCTTCTGGGCCTTGGCGCGCGAGAGTGTACTGCGGTATCAGAAACGCTTCCCCGACATGGCATCCCGCTTCGCGACGTTCGATCTCTTCGGCGACGAATATCCGCGCCTTTGCCTGAACCGGGTTCGCCTGTTCACGCATGGTTATGCCGATGATGACGAACGCCCGGTGCCGGATTTCCAGGGCATGGTGGACAACCCGTTGGTTGCTTTCGACAGGCGCAGCAATGCGGCGTAGTCGCTCCTGAAGCTGCTGAAAAATACAAGGGGCCGCCACCCTTCCGGTGGACGGCCCTTCACATTCGGACATATCACGCTCTTCGTCAGGCGGCTGTCGCGGTGAGCCGGCGCAGGTCGGAGGGGCGCACGCCGTAGCGGCTTCTGAAGGTGCGGTTAAAATACGAAAGATCGTTGAAGCCCACAGTGTAGGCGATCTGGCTGATGGAGGTGGCGTCGCCTTCCGCCAGTATGAGCCCCTTGGCGAGTGAAAGCCGCCTTCCAAGCATGTAGCGGGAAAAGGTCGTTCCTTCCCGGCTGAAGAATTTCTGGATTGCTCTGGGAGTGACGCCCTCGGCCTCGGCTACGTCGGTGATCGAGAAAGCGCCGTTCGCAAGGTTTTCTTCTATCAGCGTCTTGATGGAGGCCATGCGGCTTTGGGGCGTGTCTCGCGGACCGATGTTGCCGACATGCTGAGCAAGCACTGGCAGAAGATCATAGAAATGGGCGACCATCATGCCGGCATGCTCCTCGCTTTGATATTCCTGTCTCAGAAGATAGCCGGCATAGTTCGTGAGTAGCTGCAGCGGCAAGCAGTCGGCAGCAAGTGGTTGCATCATCATTGGCTTCAAAATATCGCGCATTGAAGCAAGCGCATAGGCGGGGAGATGCGCGCAGTCGAAACGCCCGCCTTCCGGCAGCGTGATTTCAGATGACGCGTCTGCGGGAAGAAAGATGACATCCGCCCGTGCCGTCTCCACCTTGTTCCGGCGATGATGGATAACAAGCGGACCGTCCATGGCACGCATGATGACAATGCCGGCATCGCTTACGCCGTTTGCGGTGAGGCGAAGCGGTGCCTTGGGGAAGTAGAGCGTTGCTAGCGAAAGGGACACATATTTCCAGAACAACCCCGTCACGCCAGCTAGATCGCCATCTTCCACGGCAATCGTAGCCTCTCCGAGCATGTCCAAAAGGATGCTCCTGCAAACGAGTCTGCTTTCGCGATCAGGAAGCATCCCGAATTTCAGCGGTCGGATTATCTCCATGTCGTGAGCCAGCCTTTCCTGTTGACGTTCGCATCCGTCCAAATGAGGTTCGCCATTATCCAAGCGGCGAACACCCTTAGCTCATAAAACATGACTTAAATAGTCTTGTATTTGCAATTTGCTCGCTGTCCGCAGCGACAATTGTCTTCGCGCGCGCAGGGGGCGTTATGGGTAAGAATGAGAATGGCGGCGTAGGCTTTGGCCTCTTCGCCGTGGCGATGGCGGTCGGCACGAGCGCGGTTGCCCAGGAGGGCAGTTCGGCCGATCAAGCGGAAGCTGCGACGAGCCTGGAAGCGATCGTGGTTACGGGCAGCCGATCCCCTCAGCAGATTTCCGAAATCGCGCGCACTATCTACGTCGTCGAGTCGGCTCAAATCCAGACCGAGGCTCGGTCCGGCAAAACGCTGCAGCAGATTCTAGCTGACGCCATTCCAAGTTTTGATCCTGCGAGCGAGGGAGCGCGCACATCCTTCGGGCAGAATCTGCGCGGCCGAACACCGCTCATCCTCATCGACGGTGTCTCGATGAATTCAGCGCGTTCGCTCAGCCGCCAGTTCGATTCCATCGATCCCTTCAACATCGAGCGGGTGGAGGTCCTGTCCGGAGCGACCGCAATCTATGGCGGGAACGCGACGGGCGGCATCATCAACATCATCACGAAGAAGGGCAAGGACGCAGAGCCGGGGCTTCACGCCGAAGTCACCGGCGGCATGGGCAGCGGCTTCGCAGGCAGCCAGGACTTCGATCGCAATGCGGCGGGCGCCGTTACCTACGACAGCGACAACTGGGATGCCCGCTTCTCGATCGCCGGGAACAGGACCGGCGCCTTTTACGACGGCAGCGACACGATACTCATTCCCGACATCACGCAGACCTCCACGGCCTTCAACGAGCGCATCGACCTGATGGGGTCGATCGGCTACCAGGTCGACGAGGGCCGCCGCCTCGAATTTTCCGGGCAATATTTCGATAGCAAGCAGGATTCGGATTACGGTCTTTATTACGGTCTCAATTTCGCAGCGCTTGGAAATCCGAGCCTGTTTGAAACTCGTGACGGGTACGAGTCCGACTTCAATCCGCAAACCCGCCGTTCGATGTACAACGTCACCTACACCGATGATGACGTTTTCGGGCAGCAACTGTTGCTGCAAGGCGCTTACAGAAGCGAAAAAATCAAGTTCAATCCCTTTCCCGCTAGCGGCAACGCCGAAACCGGCACTTACTTCGCCGGCAGTTCGCAGGACACCGACTATTACAGCGTCAAAGCGGCGCTTGTCGCGGAGCCCACAGACCAGCTGAAGATAACTTATGGTGTCGATGCCGATCGGGATTCCTTCAAGTCGCGTCAGAACGTCTTCGACATGCGGACTGCCGCCGTCAGCGGGGGTCTCGATTTCGATACGGTTGGCATAACCGGCCTTTATCCCTCTATCGATGTCTCCACGATCGCCGGATTTGCGGAGGCCTCCTACGAGGCCACCGACCGGGTGACGCTGAACGGCGGCGTCCGCTACCAATTCGTCAACACCAAGGTCTCCGACTTCGTCGGGGCGGCGCAGCAGGTCGCCATCCTGCAAGGGAGCGCGACCTCCGCCGATGTCATACCCGGCGGCGAAGTCAACTATGACGCCGCTCTGTTCAGTGCCGGCGCGACCTACCAATTGACGAATACGCAGCAGGTTTATGCAAACTTCAGCCAGGGCTTCGAGCTGCCGGATCCGGCCAAATACTACGGGTATGGCCTCTATTCGCTCGCGGGTGGACATTACACGCTTATCAACAGCGTGAATGTCGGCGACTCAGCGCTTGAGGCCATCAAGACCAATTCGTTTGAAATCGGCTATCGTGTTGACGACGGCACCTACAACCTTGAAACCGCGGCCTATTACTCTCTTTCCGATCGATCCATCAATCTCAATCGCTCGACGCTTGCGGTCGAAGTCGTCGATCAGGAGAGACGAGTCTATGGCATAGAAGGAAAAGTGGGCGCAAAGCTTGACCATGGTTTCGATGTTGGGGTTTTGGGTCATTGGGTGAGAACCGAAGTCAAGGACGACGGCTGGGAGAAGGACTCTATTGGAACCGCAAGCGTCTCCAAGCTTGGCGGCTATGTCGGCTGGACTAATGACGCTCTCAGCCTAAAATTTTACGGCCAGCATGTCTTCGAGCTCATGGACGCCGATGGGTTTACGATCGACGACTATACGCTGTTCGATCTGACCGGCGGCTACACCTTCGAAAATACCGACACGACGCTGAATTTCGGCATCCATAACGTCTTCGACACCGACTACACGACGATTTGGGGCTCCCGCGCCAAAGCCCTTTATGGCGGATTGGCCGACGAATCGATATTCGACTACAAGGGCCGCGGACGCACATTCGCAATCTCGCTGACGAAGGTCTTTTGATGGACCAATCGCGTCAAGGACAGCGGGAAATGATCGGCGAGCCCCAAAAGACTGACGATCGAGACGGCGGCATGTTTCGATCCTTTCAGCTTCACGCGTGCAGGTCCGTCGACGTGCGCCAGGCTGGATCCATCCTGTCGGTTTCGGCGGTTAAGGATCACACGGCACGCTTCGAGCTTTCGGAGGGGGCACTGAGAATCGACGATCTCAGCACGGGCCACGCTTGGGGTTTTCGACTTGCTTGCGCCGTCTTCGAGTATCTGTTCGCGACAAGGAGAGACTTGGTCTCGATCGTGCTCGCGGGCGATGGCTGGAATCTCCTATTGCCGGAGTTGAAACGGCGTGGCCTTGTGATCGACGGCAAGGATGCACTCGCGCCAGCGGTGTTTGCGGAAATGTTCTGGCAGATGCCCGAGATCTGGATGGCCTCGCCATCATGTGCCCGTCCGCGACGCGACATCTTTGATGGCAAGACCGAACATCCTTTGCGGCCGCCGAAGCCGGCTGGATGTCTCTATGCCCGGTTCATTCCCTGGCTCTCCGGCACGCTCTCGTTCACCGTGGCGACACTTGAGGACCTGCCCGACATTCACCGCTGGATGAACGATCCAAGAGTGGACGAGTTTTGGAACGAAGCAGGAAGCGAAGCCGCTCACAGACGGTATTTGGATCGCATGCTGGCCGATCCTCACATCATACCGCTGATCGGCCGCTTTGACGAGCAGGCCTTTTCCTATTTCGAGATCTATTGGGCGAAAGAGGATTTGATCGGTACTTTCTGCGGTGCCGGCGACTACGACCGCGGCTGTCACGTCATCGTCGGGGAGGGGGCTTTTCGCGGGAAGCTGTGGTTCACGGCCTGGCTGCCCTCCCTACTTCATTTGATGTTTCTCGACGACCCCCGAACCGAACGGATCGTTCAAGAGCCGAGTGCTGCGCATCACCGTCAACTCCGTAACCTGCAGCGCTCGGGCTTCTCTCATACAAGAACCGTTGATCTTCCGACAAAACGTGCGGCGATCATGTCGATCTCCAGACAGCACTTTTTCTCGAACCGGCTATGGCATCCGGCCGTCCTTGCGGACAGGGCGGGCTCATGAGCGGGGGCGATGATACAACGTCGACAAAAGATACAAATTTGGCTTACCGGCTGCAGGCAAGCATCCTGACGAACAGCCCCGAATGCGTCTTGGAACGTCTTCACATCCACTTGCTTGAACACGACGTCGACAGCCACCTGTCCAGCGGCAGCTTGGTCGTCGAGTTGGCGGCAGTGTCAGGCATACTGAGGCTGATAGACGGTGGCATCGAGGTGGATGTTTTCGCCGCCGATCTCGAGACACTGTATTTCGTCAAGGTATGGCTCGAAGATGCTCTCGCGGATGAACCGGCCGCTCGAACAGCTCGGATCGAGTGGAGCAAAAGCTGTCTTCAACGTCATTTGCCGCCCAGCTTCTGCGTTCTGACGGTCGACAGTACCACCGACATTGCGCCCAGACTCCGGCGGATCAGATTTCGGACAGCCGACACGAGGTCCTTCGACACGTTGGACGACATACATTTGCGAATCCTGTTCAATTTTCAGGAGATCGCCGAACGACATGGGTCTTCGGAAAGTCAACAGCAGGTGCCTTCATCCGACATCAAGCCGATTTGGCGAGCCTATACAGTCCGTTTCGTTGACCCGGCAAACCATACGATTGCCGTCGATTTCGTGATGCACGACGACGAAGGTCCCGGTTCCAGTTGGGCAAGGCGCGCAGCACGCGGCGACGTGGTTGGTGCGGCTGGGCCGAGCGGCGGAGGATTCAATGACGCTCAGTGGTATCTCCTTGCCGGAGACGAAACTGCTCTACCAGCAATTTCCCGAATTCTGGAATCGCTCGATGAGACCAAGACGGCGACGGTGATAATCGAGGTTGGCACTTCGGCAGATACCATCTCCTTTACAAGCCGGGCGGCCGTTGACACCAAGTGGCTGTATCGCGACGCGAGCGAAGCCAGCTGTCGCCCCGGCCTTGCGCAGGCCATCGCCCACGTGGACATTCCGCATATTTCTCTGAAAAGATTTGCGTGGGTAGCCTGCGAAGCTAAGGCCGCAAAGGCCATTCGAGCAACCCTTCGCGATCGAGGGTTTGCGAAGGAAGAACAATCAGTAGCAGCCTATTGGCATACGATGTGAACAGTCGGAGCACATGCGAAAAGCGCGCGAGCTTGCAAAACTTGGCTCCACGCTTCCGCCCAATCGGGGACATCGTAGCTCGTCATGAGCCAAGGGGCCGAGAAAAGTGACCTTGGAAAATCTGCGCCAAGTGCAACGTGGGCAGGGTAGGGGATCAGCCGTTCGCGCAAAATGCGCCAGGAAGACCCGGCCGGTGTCCGATAGCCCAGACACTTTCGCGGTAGCGAGTTGAGGTGACGGGCGAGGGTGGCGAGCTGCGCTCGCGTAACGGCGGATAGGTCCATATCGCATGGCATGAAGCGGGCGAATGCGTCTATTGGCGTTCGCACAATGCTCATCCCGCCGCCGCGCACGCGGCCAGCGGACCAAGCTGCCCCCAAGCTGCCCCAGTGACGATTGCAAGCTCGCCCTCGAGCTACCGGCCTACGCCGGCGCCCGCTACACGATCAGGAAATCTCCCGTGGTCAGGCCCGGATGCGTCGAGAGCACGGCGAACTGAACGGCCGTGGCACCGGAAAGGCTGCCGTCGGCATCGTAGTAGAGCGCACCGGTCGTCGTGTCATAGATGATCCTTTGGCTCGTGTCCTGCGCTGCGGTTGCGCCGGCCGCCGCATAGAATTGCGCGCTCGCCAGAGAGCCGACGCTCAGCGTGGTGAAGACGCCCTTCGAGAGGGCGAGCTTGTCCCCCGTGGCGAAATCCGAGACCGTGTCGATATTCGTCGCTCCGAGCGCGAAATCGAACTGGAACGTATCGGCCCCTGCGCCACCGAACAGCGCGTCGCTTCCGCCGCCGCCCGAAAGGAGATTGGCGTTCGCGTCGCCCGTCAGCCTGTCGCCACCGGTCCCGCCCCAGACGTTCTCAATGTTGCGGATCGTATCCTCAGCCACGCCCCCGACGGTCACTGTCGAATAGGTGGCGCCATTGAGGGTGATGGAGATCGATACGCTCTTGTCGCGATAGTTCGCCGTGTCGACGCCCGCCCCGCCATCGAGAGTGTCTGCTCCGCCGCTACCCGTGAGCAGGTCCTTGTTGTCATTGCCGTCGAGCCTGTTGGCTAGGCCGTCGCCTGTGAGGGTGTCGTTACCCTTGCCGCCGAACACATTCTCGATGTTGCGGATGGTGTCTTCCGCGGTGCCATTGACGAAGACAAAGCTGTCGCTCCCTCCGTTGAGGGTCACGCTGACCGCGACCGTCTTCTCGCGATAATCTGCCGTATCGACGCCTGCGCCGCCGTCGATGAAATCGGCTCCTAGAGCGCCACGGAACAGATTGTTTGCGCCGTCGCCGACAAGCGTGTCGGCAGCGGATCCCGCGAGAATATTCTCGACGCCGCGGATGGTGTCCTCGGCTGCGCCGGCGACGAGGACGCTCGCATTCGCCGTGCCGTTGAGAGTGACGCTGATTGCGTCGGTCTTCTCGAGGTAATCGGCCGTGTCGATGCCGTTGCCTCCGTCGAGCACGTCCTTGCCCAGGCCGCCCTTCAGCGTGTCGCCGCCATCGTTGCCGCGCAACGTATTGGCCAAGCTGTCGCCGGTGAGCGTATCACCAGCGGAGCCGCCCGAGATGTTCTCGAAGTTCCGGATCGTGTCCTCATTCAGGCCGTTGATCTTGACGATCACGGTATTCGGCCCATCGAGCGTGGCGACGATGGTGTTCGTCTTGTCCCGATAATCGGCCGTGTCCACACCCGCGCCGCCGTCGAGACTATCGGCGCCCCGGCCACCGCGCAACGTGTTGCTGCCGCCGTCGCCGGTCAGCACGTCGGCGCCGGCACCTCCGAAGATGTTCTCGATGTTGCGGACCGTGTCCTCGGCCATCCCGCCGACGGTGGCGATCGCGTTCGCCGCCCCCGCCAGCGTCAGGACGATCGCGGCCGTCTTGTCACCGAAGTCGATGGTGTCGGAACCGATGCCACCGTCGATGACATCGAGGCCGCCTCCGCCCTTGAGGAGGTCGTCGCCCCCTCCGCCGACGAAGATGTTCGCCTGTGCGTCGCCGGTGATCACGTCCGACGCGGCGCCGCCCGTCACATACTCGATGTTGCGGACGGTATCCTCGGCAATACCGCCGACGAAGACCGTTGCATTGTTGGCGCCGTTGAGCGTGACCGCGATCGGCTTGGCCGACGCCGAATAGTCGACCTTGTCGATGCCGGCACCGCCATCGAGCACATTCGCAAAGGCGTCGCCCCGCAGGACATCGTTGCCCGAGCCGCCGAGGATGTTCTCTATGTTTCGGAGCGTATCCTCCGCAATACCGCCAACGAACACCGTGGCCGGGCTCGCGCCGGCCAGCGTGACGACCACGGACGCCGTCTTGTCGCTATAGTCGGCGGTATCGACGCCGGCGCCGCCATCCAACGCGTCAGCACCGAGGCCCCCGCGGAACGTGTTGGCGGCCGCATCGCCGGTGAGTTGGTCGTCGCCCGACCCGCTGATGATGCTCTCCATGTTACGGACCGTGTCCTCTGCCGTTCCGCCGATAGTCGCGACAGCGTCGGTGGCCCCGTTGAGGGTGAGGAGGACGGATTGAGTCTTGTCGGTGAAATCGGCCGTGTCGGTGCCGGCGCCGCCATCCAAGACGTCGGCGCCGAGGCCCCCGCGGAACGTGTTGGCGGCTGCATCG is a window of Sinorhizobium numidicum DNA encoding:
- a CDS encoding siderophore-interacting protein, translated to MPPSFCVLTVDSTTDIAPRLRRIRFRTADTRSFDTLDDIHLRILFNFQEIAERHGSSESQQQVPSSDIKPIWRAYTVRFVDPANHTIAVDFVMHDDEGPGSSWARRAARGDVVGAAGPSGGGFNDAQWYLLAGDETALPAISRILESLDETKTATVIIEVGTSADTISFTSRAAVDTKWLYRDASEASCRPGLAQAIAHVDIPHISLKRFAWVACEAKAAKAIRATLRDRGFAKEEQSVAAYWHTM
- a CDS encoding GNAT family N-acetyltransferase; protein product: MIGEPQKTDDRDGGMFRSFQLHACRSVDVRQAGSILSVSAVKDHTARFELSEGALRIDDLSTGHAWGFRLACAVFEYLFATRRDLVSIVLAGDGWNLLLPELKRRGLVIDGKDALAPAVFAEMFWQMPEIWMASPSCARPRRDIFDGKTEHPLRPPKPAGCLYARFIPWLSGTLSFTVATLEDLPDIHRWMNDPRVDEFWNEAGSEAAHRRYLDRMLADPHIIPLIGRFDEQAFSYFEIYWAKEDLIGTFCGAGDYDRGCHVIVGEGAFRGKLWFTAWLPSLLHLMFLDDPRTERIVQEPSAAHHRQLRNLQRSGFSHTRTVDLPTKRAAIMSISRQHFFSNRLWHPAVLADRAGS
- a CDS encoding IucA/IucC family protein, whose translation is MPMRHDPLLPGAFSKELWQQASRRLLAKVIEEFAYERVFGVQEENPGHYRVDIGEVAYRFKAKRYVFDNLSVDPTSIAKRHGDADVLLDDPLAFCAEVLPKLGVKPMTVAHFIKELGNTLVADAHIAARATKTGAELAELDDIRMEGETTGHPWVTVSKGRIGLGYSDYLAYAPENRTATEVLWLGVSKDRASFVAEQKLTNERLVREAVGTSRFGAFCAVLAARGGSTETHYMMPVHPWQWDHMIVPHFAADIASGHMVLLGKGDDLYVPQQSVRTLSNISHPEKSTLKLCMTILNTAVYRGIPGKRALTAAPLTTWLDQLLVKDRFLLEECGLVLLGERAGMHYVHPQFSGVEGAPYQFNEMLGCLWRDSLAAHLKPGETGMPLAALLHAGTDGKPVVQALAEKAGMTVSEWMARFFDVVIPPVFHLLAKHGLAFSAHGQNATLILKESRPERLALRDFIDDVIVCDLEFPESASMPDEVRAVLLCLPADFLIHFIQTTLFICVFRYMSVLLDQRSGLSEDAFWALARESVLRYQKRFPDMASRFATFDLFGDEYPRLCLNRVRLFTHGYADDDERPVPDFQGMVDNPLVAFDRRSNAA
- a CDS encoding TonB-dependent receptor; translation: MGKNENGGVGFGLFAVAMAVGTSAVAQEGSSADQAEAATSLEAIVVTGSRSPQQISEIARTIYVVESAQIQTEARSGKTLQQILADAIPSFDPASEGARTSFGQNLRGRTPLILIDGVSMNSARSLSRQFDSIDPFNIERVEVLSGATAIYGGNATGGIINIITKKGKDAEPGLHAEVTGGMGSGFAGSQDFDRNAAGAVTYDSDNWDARFSIAGNRTGAFYDGSDTILIPDITQTSTAFNERIDLMGSIGYQVDEGRRLEFSGQYFDSKQDSDYGLYYGLNFAALGNPSLFETRDGYESDFNPQTRRSMYNVTYTDDDVFGQQLLLQGAYRSEKIKFNPFPASGNAETGTYFAGSSQDTDYYSVKAALVAEPTDQLKITYGVDADRDSFKSRQNVFDMRTAAVSGGLDFDTVGITGLYPSIDVSTIAGFAEASYEATDRVTLNGGVRYQFVNTKVSDFVGAAQQVAILQGSATSADVIPGGEVNYDAALFSAGATYQLTNTQQVYANFSQGFELPDPAKYYGYGLYSLAGGHYTLINSVNVGDSALEAIKTNSFEIGYRVDDGTYNLETAAYYSLSDRSINLNRSTLAVEVVDQERRVYGIEGKVGAKLDHGFDVGVLGHWVRTEVKDDGWEKDSIGTASVSKLGGYVGWTNDALSLKFYGQHVFELMDADGFTIDDYTLFDLTGGYTFENTDTTLNFGIHNVFDTDYTTIWGSRAKALYGGLADESIFDYKGRGRTFAISLTKVF
- a CDS encoding helix-turn-helix transcriptional regulator, with amino-acid sequence MEIIRPLKFGMLPDRESRLVCRSILLDMLGEATIAVEDGDLAGVTGLFWKYVSLSLATLYFPKAPLRLTANGVSDAGIVIMRAMDGPLVIHHRRNKVETARADVIFLPADASSEITLPEGGRFDCAHLPAYALASMRDILKPMMMQPLAADCLPLQLLTNYAGYLLRQEYQSEEHAGMMVAHFYDLLPVLAQHVGNIGPRDTPQSRMASIKTLIEENLANGAFSITDVAEAEGVTPRAIQKFFSREGTTFSRYMLGRRLSLAKGLILAEGDATSISQIAYTVGFNDLSYFNRTFRSRYGVRPSDLRRLTATAA
- a CDS encoding beta strand repeat-containing protein; its protein translation is MAVISGTSGNNTLIGTGQDDTINGLAGDDLIQGLGGSDVIDGGSGVDTADYREKTAGITVTLNGGVDAVVTVGGIAEDILRRIENVYGGSGDDTITGDIQANLFRGGLGNDVLDGGAGIDTADYSDKTTSVVVTLTGATPATVFVNGAAEDTLSNIENVYGGSGDDILTGDGQNNVLRGEVGNDTLNGGAGDDSLFGGAGNDTVDGGTGSDTFDLREKTAAIVLRLNGANAATVFVGGAAEDTVSNVEKIVGGSAGDTLIGDAAGNKFSGARGDDWLMGGDGADILDGGEDSDTADYSDKTAAIAVTLNGSNLATVAVGGVAEDSITKIENVVGGSGDDKITGDAAANTFRGGLGADVLDGGAGTDTADFTDKTQSVLLTLNGATDAVATIGGTAEDTVRNMESIISGSGDDQLTGDAAANTFRGGLGADALDGGAGVDTADYSDKTASVVVTLAGASPATVFVGGIAEDTLRNIENILGGSGNDVLRGDAFANVLDGGAGIDKVDYSASAKPIAVTLNGANNATVFVGGIAEDTVRNIEYVTGGAASDVITGDAQANIFVGGGGDDLLKGGGGLDVIDGGIGSDTIDFGDKTAAIVLTLAGAANAIATVGGMAEDTVRNIENIFGGAGADVLTGDGGSNTLRGGRGADSLDGGAGVDTADYRDKTNTIVATLDGPNTVIVKINGLNEDTIRNFENISGGSAGDTLTGDSLANTLRGNDGGDTLKGGLGKDVLDGGNGIDTADYLEKTDAISVTLNGTANASVLVAGAAEDTIRGVENILAGSAADTLVGDGANNLFRGALGADFIDGGAGVDTADYREKTVAVSVTLNGGSDSFVFVNGTAEDTIRNIENVFGGKGNDTLTGDGLANRLDGNDNKDLLTGSGGADTLDGGAGVDTANYRDKSVSISITLNGATYSTVTVGGVAEDTIRNIENVWGGTGGDRLTGDANANLLSGGGGSDALFGGAGADTFQFDFALGATNIDTVSDFATGDKLALSKGVFTTLSVGSLASAQFYAAAGATAAQDTSQRIIYDTTTGALYYDADGSLSGATAVQFAVLSTHPGLTTGDFLIV